Proteins encoded together in one Benincasa hispida cultivar B227 chromosome 1, ASM972705v1, whole genome shotgun sequence window:
- the LOC120077145 gene encoding uncharacterized mitochondrial protein AtMg00810-like, whose product MELNTKVSVVGTLSLTDCASPAMSLFSSVPPVECGPVHDPTYYVRRSTRTTHGIILLLLYIHDIIITRDDPQAISDLQHYLGEHIEMKNLGSLSYFLGLEVSLSSTSYSLSQVNYASDLLVRSGITDSATTPTPLDPNVCLTLFDGIPHEDVGLYRQLLDNSIYLTVTCLNIAYVVHIASYSDVDRAGYPTNRHFTSDYCFYLGDSLISWCNKKQSIVSHSSTKSEYYALVDATSELLWLRWLFADMSVL is encoded by the exons ATGGAACTGAACACAAAGGTTTCCGTTGTTGGGACCCTCTCTCTAACAGATTGTGCATCTCCCGCCATGTCACTTTTT TCGTCTGTCCCACCTGTGGAATGTGGACCTGTTCATGACCCTACCTATTATGTTCGACGCTCCACTAGG ACAACTCATGGtattattcttcttctcttgtATATTCATGATATAATTATTACTAGGGATGATCCTCAAGCTATCTCTGATCTACAACACTATCTTGGCGAACACATTGAAATGAAGAACTTGGGTTCACTCAGTTACTTTCTTGGCCTTGAAGTATCATTGAGCTCTACCAGTTATTCGTTGTCTCAAGTAAATTATGCCTCAGATCTTTTGGTGCGCTCTGGTATTACTGACTCTGCTACAACTCCAACACCACTTGATCCCAATGTTTGCTTGACTCTATTTGATGGAATTCCACATGAGGATGTCGGTCTCTATCGTCAGCTTCTCGACAATTCTATTTATCTGACAGTCACCTGTCTTAACATAGCATATGTTGTTCACATTGCCA GCTATTCTGATGTTGATAGGGCTGGTTATCCTACTAACCGACATTTTACCTCCGATTATTGTTTCTACCTTGGTGATTCTCTCATTTCTTGGTGCAATAAGAAACAGAGCATTGTTTCCCATTCTAGTACGAAGTCTGAATATTATGCTCTGGTTGATGCTACATCAGAACTCTTGTGGCTTCGTTGGCTTTTTGCTGATATGAGTGTCCTTTAG